Within the Gemmatimonadota bacterium genome, the region GTCGTTGTCGAGCAGATCGCCGTATTGTGCGTATGTCGCCGCACCGCGCGCGCGCATGCGCACGGCGATGCGGCGACGCACGCAGCCGTCCTTGTAGTTGGTGCAGCGAAACTCGCTCTCGCGCGTGATCTTTTCCGCGAGATCGCGAAAGCCGTCGTCGGCGCCCGGGTCGTTCTGCATCTCGATGATCACTGGGCATCCAGGGTGTGCGCACGACGGTACGCTTCCCTGGCCTCGTCAAATCGGCCATCGCGTTGCAACGAATCGGCAAAGTTGCGATGCAGTTGAGGGAGCGTGGAATCCTCGATCAGCCCGCGCTCCAGTGTCCGCAGCGCGTCGTCGAAGTCACCGCGCGCCTCGTAGGCCACGGCGAGGTTGTTCCACAGAACTGCATACGACGGGTAAACCTGAACCGCCTCGCTCAGCAGCGCTATCGCGCGATCGAGATCGTTTACCATCGCCGCGGCCAGGCCTGCATAGTGAAACCACACCGGCGGCGGTCTGCGTGTTCCCCACAGCGTTCGAGCTGAGGCGAGCGCCGCGTCGGCGGTCTCGTAATCTCTTGCCGCCACGGCCATTGCAGCAGCGTTGGTCTGCACCAGCGGGTCGCCACGACCTCCATGGGACAGCGCGTCTGCCATCGCGGCGCGGGCGCGATCCATCTCACCCATCTGCTCGTATGCGTACGCGAGATTCACGAACACCGCGGGGCGCGACGTGTGCTGTTGTGTCACGTATCGCTCGAATGCGTGTGCGGCCGCGGGCCACTGCTCCTGCCTCAGGGCGACGAGACCGAGATAGAACGAAGCTTCCGGATCGTTCTCGCGCAACGCGTCGACGCGCCGGAACTCGCGCTGCGACTCCTCGTACATTCCGGTCTTGTAGAAGGCGACGCCGAGGTTGCGGTGCTCGGTCGCCTTGTCGTCGGTACGCGCCGGCGCACGCGCACGTGTGCTTACACCCACGCGCATCATGTAGCCGGTCATGAGCAGACCGTACAGGGTCTTCGCGGTGACGAACTCGCCGAGCTTGGACTCTGCGATGAGCGCGCTGACATCCCGCTGGCCATCGATGAGTGGAACGAGCTTCTCCTCTTCCGGCGTCAGCTCGCGCTCGATCGCCATCATGCGGTGGCGATCCATGGCGTACACGATGTCGAACGTCGGGATCTTCTTTGCTATCAGCGCCCACTCATCGACGCGACGCGCTCCTTCGAGGAGCAGCGATTGCGGATCTATGGAATGCATGGCCACGCCTTCGTCCGGAGTCGCACCAGGCTCGAAGTTGAACGTGCCCTGCGTCCATGTGAAGAGAAGATAGACCGCTTCTTCGGTGCTGAGATTGCGGTTGACGATCGACGCGTGAGAGATGGCGCCGTCGGCGAAGTAGATGTAGCCGAAGTTGTTGGCGTACGTCAGGCCGAGGCAGCCGGTCTTCTTCCCCATTGCGAGGAGCTGAAGCACGTCCGGGAGACTCGCCTCGGTGAGGCTTCCGCGGATCGCCATCAGCGGAACTCTTCCATGATTCTGCCGGACAGCTCCGGCCACACGCGCACGACCTTCTCGTCGTCGTTGAACGCAGCCGGCGTCTCGGCACTCTGCCGTGCGCGCAGTTCTTCGACGCGCTGCGCGACGACGGACTGGAGATCCGTCAGAAAATCGTCGTACTCGGCGGTTTCGTCAGCCATGACTACGGGGATACGCCTCGATCACGTCAAGCAACCCTGACTGCCGCGAGCATGGCCCCCAGGGAGCCTGCATCGGGCAACAAGAGAAAGTAACCAGGCAGCGAACCGTCAGTCTGCCCTATCATGAATTCGGTCTCGACGCAGAACACAAAGCCGCCCGTATGGCCGGTCGCCCACGCGGTGTCCGCCAGCACTTCGCGTGCGGGGCCGACCGCGAGCGAGGGTGGAGAGGGCATCAGCCGCATTTTCATGAACTCGCTGAGCGCCGTCATGTAGGCACCGGCAAGGATATTCCCCGCCTCCGTCAGCGCCGACGCCTCGAGCTCGCTCAGCGTCGCATCGGACGAAACCTCGCGCGTGAGCATCAACGACGCGAGCTTGTGTGCGGTGACGAGCGGGAAGGCCAGGATGGTATGACCACGCAGACCACCGGTCATCTCCATCGGGACCAGGGCGATCTGTTCGTTGGAGCGTGAGATGAGCGGAGCGAGCTCGGCCAGTGGAGCGACCGTAATCGTCGGCACGCTGATCATGATCTTCGTTCCGGTCATCAGCGAGAGCGCCGTTGCCGCGTGGGCCGCGCCGATATTCGCGACTTCACGAAGCGCGTCGCGCTGAAGCTCGCTGAGTGCCTGCATGTCGGTGATGCTCATTACGGCTCCGCTAGATAAGACTATTTACGTCCACGATGAGCGCCGGAGACCCATCACCCAGCACCGTTGCGCCCGCGAACATTGAAGATCCACCCCGCGGCGGATCGAAGCGCTTTACCACTACGTCCTGCTGGCCAACGAAATCATCGACGATCAACGCCGCCCTGCGGCCGCGCGCCAGAACAGATACTCCCGGCATCCGTTCGGAGACGCACGGCTCGGTCCCGAACAACGTGCGCAGCATGACCACGCGCACGA harbors:
- a CDS encoding DUF4388 domain-containing protein, which produces MAIRGSLTEASLPDVLQLLAMGKKTGCLGLTYANNFGYIYFADGAISHASIVNRNLSTEEAVYLLFTWTQGTFNFEPGATPDEGVAMHSIDPQSLLLEGARRVDEWALIAKKIPTFDIVYAMDRHRMMAIERELTPEEEKLVPLIDGQRDVSALIAESKLGEFVTAKTLYGLLMTGYMMRVGVSTRARAPARTDDKATEHRNLGVAFYKTGMYEESQREFRRVDALRENDPEASFYLGLVALRQEQWPAAAHAFERYVTQQHTSRPAVFVNLAYAYEQMGEMDRARAAMADALSHGGRGDPLVQTNAAAMAVAARDYETADAALASARTLWGTRRPPPVWFHYAGLAAAMVNDLDRAIALLSEAVQVYPSYAVLWNNLAVAYEARGDFDDALRTLERGLIEDSTLPQLHRNFADSLQRDGRFDEAREAYRRAHTLDAQ
- a CDS encoding chemotaxis protein CheC gives rise to the protein MSITDMQALSELQRDALREVANIGAAHAATALSLMTGTKIMISVPTITVAPLAELAPLISRSNEQIALVPMEMTGGLRGHTILAFPLVTAHKLASLMLTREVSSDATLSELEASALTEAGNILAGAYMTALSEFMKMRLMPSPPSLAVGPAREVLADTAWATGHTGGFVFCVETEFMIGQTDGSLPGYFLLLPDAGSLGAMLAAVRVA